The Denticeps clupeoides chromosome 5, fDenClu1.1, whole genome shotgun sequence genome includes a region encoding these proteins:
- the elovl4a gene encoding elongation of very long chain fatty acids protein 4a: MEIVTRLINDTVEFYKWSLTIADKRVEKWPLMDSPLPTLAISSSYLLFLWLGPKYMQNREPFQLRKTLIVYNFSMVILNFFIFKELFLAARAAKYSYICQTVDYSDDPNEVRIAAALWWYFVSKGVEYLDTVFFILRKKFNQVSFLHVYHHCTMFTLWWIGIKWVAGGQSFFGAHMNAAIHVLMYLYYGLAACGPKVQKYLWWKKYLTIIQMVQFHVTIGHTALSLYIDCPFPHWMHWALIGYAITFIILFGNFYYQTYRRQPRREGSAKHAKAISNGISNGVLAASNGMAGKTEEKPAVVENGRRKRKGRAKRD; the protein is encoded by the exons ATGGAGATTGTGACGCGTCTGATCAACGACACCGTAGAGTTCTACAAATGGAGTCTCACCATCGCAG ACAAACGTGTAGAGAAATGGCCGCTCATGGACTCCCCTCTGCCAACACTGGCGATCAGTTCATCGTATCTGCTCTTCCTTTGGTTGGGGCCCAAGTATATGCAGAACCGTGAGCCATTCCAGTTAAGGAAAACACTGATCGTCTACAACTTCAGCATGGTCATCCTAAATTTTTTCATCTTCAAAGAG CTGTTTCTGGCTGCACGTGCTGCAAAGTACAGCTACATTTGCCAAACGGTCGACTACTCTGATGATCCTAACGAAGTGAGG ATCGCTGCAGCGCTGTGGTGGTACTTCGTCTCCAAGGGGGTGGAGTACCTAGACACCGTGTTTTTCATCCTCCGTAAAAAGTTCAACCAGGTCAGCTTCCTGCACGTGTACCATCACTGCACCATGTTCACGCTTTGGTGGATTGGCATCAAGTGGGTGGCTGGCGGACAGT CGTTTTTTGGGGCACACATGAATGCAGCCATTCATGTTCTTATGTACCTCTACTATGGGCTGGCAGCATGTGGTCCGAAGGTTCAGAAATACCTCTGGTGGAAGAAATACCTGACCATCATCCAAATG GTCCAGTTCCATGTAACCATTGGCCACACAGCCCTGTCTCTCTACATTGACTGCCCCTTCCCTCACTGGATGCATTGGGCTCTGATCGGGTACGCCATCACCTTCATCATTCTTTTTGGCAACTTCTACTACCAGACGTACCGCCGCCAGCCTCGCCGCGAAGGTTCTGCTAAACATGCCAAGGCCATCTCTAATGGTATCTCCAACGGAGTCCTAGCAGCAAGCAATGGCATGGCTGGTAAAACGGAGGAAAAGCCGGCTGTGGTGGAGAATGGGAGGAGGAAGCGGAAAGGCAGGGCAAAACGTGACTAA